Proteins encoded together in one Drosophila albomicans strain 15112-1751.03 chromosome 2R, ASM965048v2, whole genome shotgun sequence window:
- the LOC117575248 gene encoding circadian clock-controlled protein daywake — translation MSQQSLTNCNGFCLVAVILIACGVAHASNHQIDVDEDLKHLIGRCHHDQASDGDYNDCMKQVFNDLRAYFTTGVPGYNIKPFDPHHASFVELRRGDPHGPGSFKLILRNVSEYGWSRSEVTKFHSDVEDQRIVYAQYFPEKSLEGEYEFVAKMLGAEMKRIGHWNLTLYDYSQTTSVRRVGAPGSLLKVHVEVDRIGGMELHIGNLLQGQPLNQLADGVINSMWQVGLPFVRPMINELVSTAFTDIFNESFRHFPLEKFVSQT, via the exons atgtcGCAACAGTCGCTCACAAACTGTAACGGCTTCTGCTTAGTTGCTGTTATTCTGATTGCTTGCGGTGTCGCGCATGCGTCCAACCACCAAATCGATGTCGATGAAGATCTCAAACACTTGATCGGTCGCTGCCACCATGATCAAGCCAGTGACGGTGATTACAACGATTGCATGAAACAGGTATTCAACGATTTGCGCGCTTATTTCACCACAG GGGTGCCTGGTTACAACATTAAACCCTTTGATCCCCATCATGCGTCGTTCGTTGAGCTGCGCCGCGGTGATCCACATGGCCCGGGCAGTTTTAAACTGATTTTACGTAACGTGTCCGAATATGGCTGGTCGCGATCCGAGGTGACAAAGTTTCACAGCGACGTAGAAGATCAGCGCATCGTCTATGCTCAATACTTCCCAGAGAAGAGCCTCGAGGGCGAGTACGAATTCGTTGCGAAGATGTTGGGCGCTGAAATGAAACGTATTGGCCACTGGAACCTCACGCTATATGATTACAG TCAAACGACAAGCGTGCGACGTGTTGGTGCTCCTGGATCACTGCTTAAGGTGCATGTGGAGGTAGATCGAATTGGCGGCATGGAACTACATATAGGCAATCTGCTGCAGGGCCAGCCATTAAATCAACTGGCTGACGGAGTTATTAACAGCATGTGGCAGGTGGGTTTGCCTTTCGTTAGGCCAATGATCAATGAGCTGGTGAGCACGGCATTTACGGACATTTTCAACGAATCCTTTCGACACTTTCCGCTGGAAAAGTTTGTAAGCCAGACATGA
- the LOC117575055 gene encoding uncharacterized protein LOC117575055 — protein sequence MKMRNQHLTGHGLGNARSLLGLIIIFVIWQQCHAMTTSNTPCKRQHTQKDCAIIKAISQGVGDYCNNDNFKCDPRLTCTYSKCWGCIDDICYPDCGRVKRLPPNRLPSWFQRTPLENFAQKYIEPNYDDESTKYASID from the exons ATGAAAATGCGCAACCAACACTTGACTGGACATGGACTCGGCAATGCCCGATCGTTGCTCGGActcattataatttttgtgatttggCAACAGTGTCATGCTAT GACTACTTCAAACACCCCATGTAAAAGGCAACATACACAAAAGGACTGCGCAATTATCAAGGCTATTTCTCAGGGAGTGGGCGATTATTGTAATAACgacaattttaaatgtgacCCAAGATTAACATGCACTTACTCAAAGTGCTGGGGTTGTATCGACGATATATGTTACCCGGACTGTGGCCGTGTTAAAAGATTGCCTCCCAACCGTCTACCAAGTTGGTTTCAACGTACGCCGCTTGAAAActttgcacaaaaatatatagagcCCAATTATGATGACGAATCTACTAAATACGCATCCATCGATTAA
- the LOC117575247 gene encoding LOW QUALITY PROTEIN: DNA polymerase alpha catalytic subunit (The sequence of the model RefSeq protein was modified relative to this genomic sequence to represent the inferred CDS: deleted 1 base in 1 codon) — translation MFSRQFANNLQLRKVFIILICRNFNLSFELKMADSPSGPRVKRQRIDKTGRFAALERLRGLKGTKNKCHVEESVDDVYEVVDEREYAKRAGEKYGGDWIEDDGTGYAEDGRDFFEDEDEYSDEGEEQGNNNKKKKGVAAKKRPRDSDKPAKGKASIRNLFSNAVPKKVDVKNSVKDDDVLADLLGEMKEEPKDETAKEQKVIAPAKIVAASRKSDAAAAKAYMNSFLSNIKEQEQQRKKAEASSDDEMLERILQPKVTNKKATIITAAKIKEEKLQETAEELKSNADEAMPEVCDNELDFSCLDDDENQFEVTTPKTKTFKAEPQTPIATAKPETEDMSKLLSNWESICQMDDDFEKSVLASEAAESSTAAIDPTNVEHLRFWYWEAWEDAQKLPGEVFLFGRTADGKSICVRVQNINRVLYLLPRQYLLDPITKEPTKQKVTVADMYKEFDTQIAAELKLETFRSRKVSKNFANHAIGIDVPQTCDYLEVHYDGKKMAPNVLAKKYDSIAHIFGTTTNALERFLLERKIKGPCWLQISGFNVNPAPISWCKTDLTVAEPKNVEVLLEQGKATPPPAITLLALNVRTSMNPKTLKNEICMISMLTHNRFHIDKPAPQPAFNRHMCALTRPAVSSWPFDLNLQLSKYKSTKIYKHDTERALLSWFLAQYQQIDADLIVTFDALDCQLNVITDQIVALKIPQWSRMGRLRFTQSFGKRLLDHFVGRMVCDVKRSAEECIRARSYDLQTLCQQVLKLQESERMDVNADDLLEMYEKGENITKLISLTMQDASYMLRLMCELNIMPLALQITNICGNTMTRTLQGGRSERNEYLLLHAFHEKNYIVPDKQPPRRGATAAATATASGDPDATGNETTTGAAGAARKKAAYAGGLVLEPMRGLYEKYVLLMDFNSLYPSIIQEYNICFTTVHQPYAADAEQLPALPDSSVEPGILPQQLRRLVESRREVKKLMAVPDLSPDLHMQYHIRQMALKLTANSMYGCLGFAHSRFFAQHLAALVTHKGREILVNTQQLVQKLNYDVVYGDTDSLMINTNITDYDQVYKIGHMIKQSVNKLYKQLELDIDGVFACLLLLKKKKYAAVKLSKNAKGVLRREQEHKGLDIVRRDWSQLAVMVGKAALDEVLSEKPLEDKLDAVHAQLGRIKDQIAESAVPLPLYVITKQLTRAPQEYANSSSLPHVQVALRMNRERNRRYKKGDMVDYVICVDGSTNAAMQRAYHLDELKSSETLKLDTNYYLAHQIHPVVTRMVEVLEGTDASRVAECLGMDASKYRQNAQRSQQERTEEAEGESLQKTTLQLYRLCEPFRFKCVGCQTEQLMASAYRPGPSSSHVAVLQQCVNAECQTSPLQYLVSIRNQLQLTMRSYVQRFYRNWLVCDHPDCNYNTRSYSIRLEMRRPRCLKCNSGSMLRQYSERDLYNQLCYLRFMFDLSKQQLHQKPTLTPELEQAYQLLLDTVEQQLQNSGYVVISLGNIFARSLALSSLQQPKKEVRDDLVASSLTDV, via the exons TTTGCGGCGCTGGAGCGCTTAAGAGGCTTAAAAGgaaccaaaaacaaatgccaTGTGGAGGAAAGCGTTGACGATGTGTATGAAGTGGTCGACGAACGGGAATATGCCAAGCGTGCCGGCGAGAAATACGGCGGAGATTGGATTGAAGACG ACGGAACTGGCTACGCAGAAGATGGGCGAGATTTCTTTGAAGATGAAGACGAGTACTCCGACGAGGGAGAGGAACagggcaacaataacaaaaagaagaaaggtGTCGCTGCTAAGAAAAGGCCGCGTGACAGCGACAAACCCGCCAAAGGAAAGGCTTCCATACGCAATCTCTTCAGCAACGCAGTT CCAAAAAAAGTTGATGTAAAGAATAGCGTGAAGGATGATGATGTGTTGGCCGATCTACTAGGCGAAATGAAGGAGGAGCCAAAGGACGAGACAGCCAAGGAACAAAAGGTTATAGCTCCAGCTAAAATTGTGGCTGCTTCTCGAAAGTCggatgctgctgccgccaaGGCGTATATGAATAGTTTCCTGAGCAATATCAaagagcaggagcagcagcgtAAAAAAGCGGAAGCGAGCAGCGACGACGAGATGCTGGAACGCATTTTGCAGCCAAAGGTAACCAACAAgaaagcaacaataataacggCAGCCAAAATAAAGGAGGAAAAGTTGCAAGAAACCGCCGAAGAGCTAAAAAGTAACGCGGACGAAGCCATGCCAGAGGTATGCGACAATGAGTTGGATTTCAGTTGCTTGGATGACGATGAGAATCAATTTGAGGTGACAACCCCAAAGACTAAGACATTTAAGGCCGAGCCCCAAACGCCAATTGCGACTGCGAAGCCTGAAACTGAGGATATGAGCAAACTGCTCAGTAACTGGGAGTCCATTTGCCAAATGGACGATGACTTTGAGAAGTCAGTGCTGGCGAGCGAAGCGGCAGAATCGTCTACAGCTGCTATAGATCCAACGAACGTGGAGCACCTGCGCTTCTGGTACTGGGAGGCCTGGGAAGATGCACAGAAGCTGCCAGGTGAAGTGTTTCTCTTCGGACGTACAGCTGATGGCAAGTCcatctgtgtgcgtgtgcaaaACATCAATCGGGTGCTGTATCTGCTACCCCGACAGTAT TTGTTAGATCCCATCACAAAGGAGCCCACAAAGCAGAAGGTCACTGTTGCCGATATGTACAAGGAGTTTGATACCCAAATAGCCGCCGAACTTAAACTGGAAACGTTCCGCTCCCGTAAGGTTAGCAAGAACTTTGCCAACCATGCGATTGGCATCGATGTGCCGCAGACTTGCGACTACCTGGAAGTCCATTACGATGGCAAGAAGATGGCGCCGAATGTGCTCGCCAAGAAATACGATTCCATAGCGCATATCTTCGGAACCACCACCAATGCCCTGGAGCGTTTCCTGCTTGAGCGCAAGATTAAGGGGCCCTGCTGGCTGCAGATCAGCGGCTTCAATGTGAATCCCGCACCCATTAGCTGGTGCAAGACCGATCTGACTGTTGCCGAGCCCAAGAACGTTGAGGTGCTGCTGGAGCAAGGGAAAGCAACGCCTCCGCCGGCCATCACCTTGCTGGCACTCAATGTGCGCACCTCGATGAACCCGAAGACCCTCAAGAACGAGATCTGCATGATCTCGATGCTCACTCACAATCGCTTTCACATTGATAAACCGGCGCCACAGCCCGCCTTTAATCGCCACATGTGCGCTTTAACACGACCCGCTGTCTCCAGCTGGCCCTTTGATTTGAATCTGCAGTTGAGCAAATACAAGTCCACGAAGATCTACAAACATGACACGGAGCGTGCGCTGCTCAGCTGGTTTTTGGCGCAGTACCAGCAGATAGATGCCGATCTGATTGTCACCTTTGATGCGCTGGACTGTCAGCTGAATGTGATTACGGATCAGATCGTCGCCTTGAAGATTCCGCAATGGTCTCGCATGGGACGCTTGCGTTTTACGCAATCGTTTGGCAAGCGCCTTCTGGATCACTTTGTGGGTCGCATGGTCTGCGATGTGAAGCGTTCGGCAGAGGAGTGCATACGGGCCAGATCTTATGATCTGCAGACCCTCTGCCAGCAGGTGCTCAAGCTGCAGGAGTCTGAGCGTATGGATGTGAATGCTGATGATCTGCTAGAGATGTATGAGAAGG GCGAGAACATCACCAAACTCATCTCGCTAACTATGCAAGATGCCTCGTACATGCTGCGCCTAATGTGCGAGCTGAACATCATGCCACTGGCGCTGCAGATCACCAACATTTGTGGCAACACCATGACTCGCACGCTGCAAGGCGGTCGCTCTGAGCGCAATGAGTATCTGCTGTTGCACGCCTTCCACGAGAAGAACTACATTGTGCCCGACAAACAGCCACCTCGACGCGGCGCAACTGCCgctgctactgctactgcCTCAGGTGACCCTGATGCAACTGGTAATGAGACGACAACTGGAGCAGCTGGCGCGGCCCGTAAAAAGGCTGCCTACGCAGGTGGCTTGGTGCTAGAACCAATGCGTGGTCTCTATGAGAAATACGTGCTGCTCATGGATTTTAACTCACTCTACCCCAGCATAATACAGGAGTACAATATTTGCTTTACGACGGTACATCAGCCTTATGCAGCAGATGCGGAGCAGCTGCCTGCGCTGCCAGATTCCAGCGTTGAGCCTGGTATCCTGCCGCAGCAGTTGCGTCGCCTCGTGGAGTCACGTCGCGAGGTGAAGAAACTGATGGCAGTGCCCGACTTGTCGCCCGATCTGCATATGCAGTATCACATTCGTCAGATGGCGCTCAAGTTGACTGCGAACTCGATGTACGGTTGCTTGGGATTCGCGCATTCGCGTTTCTTTGCACAGCATCTGGCTGCACTGGTGACGCACAAGGGTCGCGAGATTCTCGTCAATACGCAGCAGCTGGTACAGAAGCTCAACTACGATGTGGTCTATGGAGACACGGACTCCCTCATGATTAACACGAACATCACGGACTATGATCAAGTCTACAAGATTGGGCATATGATCAAGCAGAGCGTGAACAAGCTATACAAGCAGCTGGAACTGGACATCGATGGAGTTTTTGCCTGTCTGCTGCTCctcaagaaaaagaaatatgctGCAGTCAAGCTGAGCAAGAATGCCAAAGGAGTGCTACGACGTGAGCAGGAGCACAAGGGCTTGGACATTGTGCGACGCGATTGGTCACAACTGGCTGTCATGGTGGGCAAGGCGGCACTCGACGAAGTGCTCTCCGAGAAACCGCTAGAAGATAAACTGGATGCTGTGCATGCGCAGCTTGGACGCATTAAAGATCAAATTGCCGAGTCGGCTGTGCCACTGCCACTCTATGTGATCACCAAGCAACTGACGCGAGCGCCACAGGAATATGCGAACAGCTCGTCGCTGCCCCATGTGCAAGTTGCGCTGCGCATGAATCGCGAGCGCAATCGTCGCTATAAGAAGGGCGACATGGTGGACTATGTGATCTGCGTGGATGGCAGCACAAATGCCGCCATGCAACGTGCCTACCATTTGGACGAGCTGAAGAGCAGCGAGACACTGAAGCTGGACACCAACTACTATCTGGCCCACCAAATACATCCCGTGGTCACGCGCATGGTCGAGGTGCTGGAGGGCACCGATGCGAGTCGCGTTGCCGAGTGCCTGGGCATGGATGCCAGCAAGTATAGGCAAAATGCTCAGCG ATCTCAACAGGAGCGCACTGAGGAAGCCGAGGGCGAGTCCCTGCAGAAGACCACACTGCAACTGTATAGACTATGCGAACCTTTCCGATTCAAATGCGTCGGCTGCCAGACGGAGCAGTTGATGGCGAGTGCTTATCGACCGGGCCCGAGCAGCAGCCACGTGGCCGTGCTGCAGCAGTGCGTCAATGCGGAGTGCCAAACATCGCCGCTGCAGTATCTGGTTAGCATACGAAATCAACTGCAGCTGACTATGCGCAGCTATGTGCAACGCTTCTACCGGAATTGGCTGGTGTGCGATCATCCCGATTGCAACTACAACACGAGGAGCTATTCGATACGCCTCGAAATGCGGCGACCACGTTGTCTCAAGTGCAACAGCGGCTCCATGTTACGGCAGTACTCGGAGCGTGATCTCTACAATCAGCTGTGCTACTTGCGCTTCATGTTCGATCTGagcaagcagcaactgcaTCAGAAAC CCACTTTAACACCTGAACTGGAACAAGCCTATCAGCTGTTGCTCGACACCGTAgaacagcaattgcaaaattCCGGATATGTGGTCATATCTCTGGGCAATATATTTGCGCGCAGTCTGGCGCTGTCGTCACTTCAGCAGCCCAAGAAGGAAGTGCGAGATGACTTGGTCGCCAGCAGTCTAACCGACGTTTAG